In Paraburkholderia caribensis, a single window of DNA contains:
- the ada gene encoding bifunctional DNA-binding transcriptional regulator/O6-methylguanine-DNA methyltransferase Ada — translation MNTSISQATPVAFANDDDRWTAVLKRDMSADGAFFYGVRTTGVFCRPSCASRLPRRENVDFFASSDEARAAGYRECKRCQPGGLPRELEIVNRACAALDADPQQRLTLAQLSEAVHVSPFHLQRLFKRVVGVSPRQYQAAQRGAALRDALQRGADVTRATVDAGFGSPSRMYDMAAAELGMAPSEYRRKGAGLRVRYASAQTSLGLVLVATTDKGICKIAFGDDEASLVDDLRSEFASAELIDDPKRLAPFVEQIDGYLRGTRQRFDLPLDIAATAFQQRVWEALRRIPYGETRSYSQIAEAVGAPRAVRAVANACASNPVALAIPCHRVVQKDGALAGYRWGVARKAVLLDTETHRESRDTGAAIHSTADMDHAA, via the coding sequence ATGAACACATCCATCTCTCAAGCGACGCCCGTCGCGTTCGCCAACGACGACGACCGCTGGACAGCCGTCCTGAAACGCGACATGTCCGCTGACGGCGCCTTTTTCTACGGCGTTCGGACGACGGGTGTGTTCTGCCGTCCGTCGTGCGCCTCACGCCTGCCGCGCCGCGAGAACGTCGACTTCTTTGCATCGAGCGACGAAGCGCGGGCCGCCGGCTATCGCGAATGCAAGCGTTGCCAGCCGGGTGGCCTGCCGCGGGAACTCGAGATCGTGAATCGCGCCTGCGCCGCGCTCGACGCCGACCCGCAGCAACGTCTCACGCTCGCGCAACTGAGCGAAGCCGTGCACGTCAGCCCGTTTCACCTGCAGCGGCTTTTCAAGCGCGTAGTCGGCGTGTCGCCGCGGCAATATCAGGCGGCCCAGCGCGGCGCGGCATTGCGCGACGCGCTGCAACGAGGCGCCGACGTGACCCGAGCAACCGTCGACGCGGGTTTCGGCTCGCCGTCCCGGATGTACGACATGGCGGCCGCAGAGCTGGGCATGGCGCCGTCCGAATATCGGCGCAAAGGCGCGGGGCTGCGCGTCCGCTACGCGAGCGCGCAGACTTCGCTCGGCCTGGTGCTGGTCGCGACAACCGACAAGGGCATCTGCAAGATCGCCTTCGGCGACGATGAAGCATCGCTCGTCGACGACCTGCGCAGCGAATTCGCGAGCGCGGAACTGATCGATGATCCGAAACGGCTCGCGCCGTTCGTCGAGCAGATCGACGGTTATCTGCGAGGCACGCGTCAGCGTTTCGATCTGCCGCTCGATATCGCCGCCACGGCGTTCCAGCAGCGCGTGTGGGAAGCGCTACGCCGCATCCCGTACGGCGAGACGCGCAGCTACTCGCAGATCGCCGAAGCCGTCGGCGCGCCGCGCGCGGTGCGGGCCGTCGCCAATGCGTGCGCCTCGAACCCCGTCGCGCTCGCGATACCTTGCCACCGCGTCGTGCAAAAGGACGGCGCGCTGGCGGGCTATCGCTGGGGTGTCGCGCGCAAGGCAGTGCTGCTCGATACCGAGACACACCGCGAATCGCGCGACACCGGCGCGGCCATTCACTCCACCGCCGACATGGATCACGCCGCTTGA
- a CDS encoding YaeQ family protein, giving the protein MALKSTIYKADLQIADMDRHYYADHSLTIALHPSETNERMMVRVAAFALFAQERLEFCKGLSDIDEPDLWAKDLTGAIDTWIDVGQPDERRIAKASGRANEVIVIAYGGRTSDIWWQGVRNKVERLRNVTVWTLGENVAPALAALAERTMRLQCTVQDHAAWLGSETADAVPVEWTVLKAPMNARPATHGGR; this is encoded by the coding sequence ATGGCTCTGAAATCGACAATCTATAAGGCTGACCTCCAGATCGCGGACATGGACCGGCACTACTACGCGGACCACTCGCTGACGATCGCGCTGCACCCATCGGAAACGAACGAGCGGATGATGGTCCGCGTTGCCGCGTTCGCGCTGTTCGCGCAAGAGCGCCTCGAATTCTGCAAGGGCCTGTCGGACATCGACGAACCCGATCTGTGGGCCAAGGATCTGACAGGCGCCATCGACACATGGATCGACGTCGGCCAACCGGACGAACGCCGCATCGCAAAGGCGAGCGGGCGCGCGAATGAAGTGATCGTGATCGCATATGGCGGCCGGACTTCCGACATCTGGTGGCAAGGCGTGCGCAACAAGGTCGAACGGTTACGCAACGTGACCGTCTGGACGCTCGGCGAAAATGTCGCGCCGGCGCTGGCTGCGCTGGCCGAACGCACGATGCGCCTGCAATGCACGGTTCAGGATCACGCAGCCTGGCTGGGCAGCGAAACCGCCGACGCCGTTCCCGTCGAATGGACCGTGCTCAAGGCTCCGATGAACGCGCGTCCGGCAACGCACGGTGGCCGCTAA
- a CDS encoding VOC family protein, giving the protein MKFQILDIDHVVIRAADLDAMTRFYREVLGCTVDREQRDIGLIQLRAGRSLIDLLQVGGKIDRPESGAPGAGRNMDHVCLRVEPFDADALKTWFAAHDVRIGEEAQRYGADGYGPSLYLFDPEGNMVELKGPPVDNP; this is encoded by the coding sequence ATGAAATTCCAGATTCTCGATATCGATCACGTCGTCATCCGCGCTGCCGATCTCGACGCGATGACGCGGTTTTATCGCGAGGTGCTTGGCTGCACGGTGGACAGGGAACAACGCGATATCGGGCTGATTCAGCTGCGGGCAGGACGCTCGTTGATCGACCTGTTGCAGGTTGGCGGAAAGATCGACCGTCCGGAGAGCGGCGCGCCCGGCGCGGGGCGAAACATGGATCACGTTTGCCTGCGCGTCGAGCCTTTCGACGCCGACGCGCTGAAGACATGGTTCGCCGCGCACGACGTGCGCATCGGCGAAGAGGCGCAACGTTACGGCGCGGATGGTTATGGACCGTCGCTGTATCTGTTCGATCCCGAGGGCAATATGGTCGAACTCAAAGGCCCGCCGGTGGATAACCCTTGA
- the gshA gene encoding glutamate--cysteine ligase: MPNTTPSRTTDALLHRLSVLTSGPQRDALTTGLRGIEKESLRVTPDGHLAMTPHPRALGSALTHPSLTTDYSEALLELITPAEQDAATTLERLDTLHRFVYSAIGDEVLWNNSMPGVLPEDDEIPIADYGTSNIGKLKYVYRVGLALRYGRTMQCIAGIHYNYSLNEEVWRLLHADQQSTANAVDFQSDRYLALIRNFRRTSWLLMYLFGASPALDRRFLRGRANTLETFDADTLYRPYATSLRMSDLGYSNTTAQAALHADYDTLPGYLDALAKAVSQPYPPYEAIGTQRDGEWVQINTNVLQIENEFYSTIRPKRVTYPGERPLHALAARGVQYVEVRCMDIDPFEPTGISLEAARFLDAYLLVCALDESAALPPPAYTEANQNFGRVTMEGRKPGLELVRDGQPVKMLDWANELLAKIDHAAAVLDAIRGDDSHARSVATQRTKLADASLTPSARVLQVMRDKQQSFLDFGLAQSVAHAEHFRARPLDEAQTQAFAALATQSLAEQAKLEREEVGSFDAFVAAYRAYTLNRFSV; the protein is encoded by the coding sequence ATGCCAAACACGACACCCTCCCGCACGACCGACGCGCTACTGCACCGCCTGTCCGTGCTGACATCCGGTCCGCAGCGCGACGCGCTGACGACCGGTTTGCGCGGCATCGAGAAGGAGAGCCTGCGCGTCACTCCCGACGGCCATCTCGCGATGACGCCGCATCCGCGCGCGCTCGGCTCGGCGCTCACGCATCCTTCGCTGACCACGGACTATTCGGAAGCACTGCTCGAACTGATCACACCTGCCGAGCAGGACGCGGCAACCACGCTCGAGCGTCTCGACACGCTGCATCGCTTCGTTTATTCGGCCATCGGCGACGAGGTGCTGTGGAACAACTCGATGCCGGGCGTTCTGCCCGAAGACGACGAGATTCCGATCGCGGACTATGGCACGTCCAACATCGGCAAGCTGAAGTATGTGTACCGCGTCGGGCTCGCGCTGCGCTACGGACGCACGATGCAATGTATCGCAGGCATCCACTACAACTATTCGTTGAACGAAGAAGTGTGGCGGCTGCTGCATGCCGACCAGCAATCCACGGCCAATGCCGTCGATTTCCAGTCGGACCGCTATCTCGCGCTGATCCGCAACTTCCGCCGCACGAGCTGGCTGCTGATGTATCTGTTCGGCGCGTCGCCGGCGCTCGACAGGCGCTTTCTGCGCGGCCGCGCGAATACGCTCGAAACGTTCGACGCCGACACGCTGTATCGCCCGTACGCAACGAGCCTGCGCATGAGCGATCTCGGCTATTCGAACACGACGGCGCAAGCCGCGCTGCACGCCGATTACGACACGCTGCCCGGCTACCTCGATGCGCTCGCGAAAGCCGTCAGCCAGCCGTATCCGCCGTACGAGGCGATCGGCACGCAGCGCGACGGCGAATGGGTGCAGATCAATACCAACGTACTGCAGATCGAAAACGAGTTCTACTCGACGATCCGTCCGAAGCGCGTCACGTACCCCGGCGAGCGTCCGCTGCATGCGCTTGCGGCGCGAGGCGTGCAGTATGTCGAGGTGCGCTGCATGGACATCGATCCGTTCGAACCGACGGGTATTTCGCTCGAAGCCGCGCGCTTTCTCGACGCCTATCTGCTGGTATGCGCGCTCGACGAAAGCGCGGCGCTGCCGCCGCCGGCCTACACGGAAGCGAACCAGAACTTCGGCCGCGTGACGATGGAAGGGCGCAAGCCCGGCCTCGAGCTGGTGCGCGATGGACAACCCGTCAAGATGCTCGACTGGGCCAATGAACTGCTCGCGAAAATCGATCACGCAGCCGCCGTGCTCGATGCAATTCGCGGCGACGACAGCCATGCGCGCTCGGTCGCGACGCAGCGTACAAAGCTCGCAGACGCGTCGTTGACGCCGTCGGCTCGCGTGCTGCAGGTCATGCGCGACAAACAGCAGAGCTTCCTCGACTTCGGTCTCGCGCAGAGCGTCGCGCACGCGGAGCATTTCCGCGCGCGTCCCCTGGACGAAGCGCAAACGCAGGCGTTCGCTGCGCTCGCTACGCAATCGCTCGCCGAACAGGCCAAGCTCGAGCGCGAGGAGGTCGGTTCATTCGACGCGTTCGTTGCCGCGTATCGCGCGTATACGTTGAACCGCTTCAGCGTTTAG
- a CDS encoding OmpA family protein: protein MAEVKRICGDKPAVRISSVDHITSDLKSENDPREITFQCATPVVEQPVKPAPAVVAPVPVAVVAPAPAPVRRAPQRKITLQGDATFAVGSATLTPVATAKLDDFVAANQGVDIEGMTIAGYTDSTGSAELNNRLSAARARSVQNYLATAGLRASKWDVQGYGSASPVAPNTTPIGRAKNRRVEIQVDGK, encoded by the coding sequence ATGGCCGAAGTCAAACGCATCTGCGGCGACAAACCGGCTGTGCGTATTTCGTCGGTCGATCACATCACGTCGGATCTCAAGTCCGAAAATGACCCGCGCGAAATCACCTTCCAATGCGCGACGCCCGTTGTCGAGCAACCCGTCAAGCCGGCACCCGCCGTCGTAGCGCCCGTCCCGGTTGCCGTCGTCGCGCCCGCACCGGCCCCTGTCCGGCGCGCTCCGCAGCGCAAGATCACGCTGCAAGGCGACGCGACGTTCGCCGTCGGCAGCGCGACGCTGACGCCCGTCGCAACGGCGAAGCTCGATGATTTCGTCGCGGCCAACCAGGGTGTCGATATCGAGGGTATGACGATTGCCGGCTATACCGATTCGACGGGTTCGGCCGAACTGAACAACCGTCTGTCGGCAGCACGCGCGCGTTCGGTGCAGAACTATCTGGCAACGGCCGGACTGCGTGCTTCGAAGTGGGACGTGCAAGGCTACGGCAGCGCATCGCCCGTCGCGCCCAACACGACGCCTATCGGCCGCGCGAAGAACCGCCGCGTCGAAATCCAGGTCGACGGCAAGTAA
- a CDS encoding DNA-3-methyladenine glycosylase family protein, whose product MSRASTATLELPFKAPYDWPRVLRFFGGRATPGVEAVEDGVWRRAIGWNGDSGTLNVRKHPRRHCIVATIDGAASRHADTLAAPIARMFDLHAEPKVIGASLASDPWLAPLVAAAPGLRVPGAWSGFELVVRAIVGQQVSVKAATTIIGRIVQRAGERIDGHPHESTAWRFPTPAALAAVDLAQIGMPGKRIEALQGFARAVADGDVPIDSIGSAAFDLPQLRASLLALPGIGPWTVEYVAMRAWRDPDAWPAWDLVLMQAIAARDPALVRPNQQRARTDAWRPWRAYAAMHLWNEVADRAGAARGG is encoded by the coding sequence TTGAGCCGCGCATCGACCGCCACACTCGAACTCCCGTTCAAAGCTCCCTATGACTGGCCGCGCGTCCTCCGCTTCTTCGGGGGACGTGCGACGCCGGGCGTCGAAGCCGTCGAGGACGGCGTCTGGCGTCGCGCGATCGGCTGGAACGGCGACAGCGGCACGCTCAACGTCCGCAAGCATCCGCGCCGGCATTGCATCGTCGCGACCATCGACGGCGCGGCGAGCCGCCACGCGGACACGCTCGCCGCGCCCATCGCGCGCATGTTCGATCTGCACGCGGAACCCAAGGTGATCGGCGCAAGCCTCGCCAGCGATCCGTGGCTCGCGCCGCTGGTCGCCGCAGCGCCTGGCCTGCGCGTGCCCGGCGCGTGGTCCGGGTTCGAACTGGTCGTGCGGGCCATCGTTGGCCAGCAGGTCAGCGTGAAGGCAGCGACGACCATCATCGGAAGGATCGTGCAGCGCGCCGGCGAGCGCATCGACGGTCATCCGCACGAGAGCACCGCGTGGCGCTTCCCGACGCCCGCCGCGCTCGCCGCCGTCGACCTTGCGCAGATCGGCATGCCCGGCAAGCGCATCGAAGCCTTGCAAGGCTTCGCGCGCGCCGTGGCGGACGGCGACGTGCCGATCGACAGCATCGGCAGCGCGGCGTTCGATCTTCCGCAGTTGCGCGCGTCGTTGCTCGCGCTGCCCGGAATCGGGCCGTGGACGGTCGAATACGTCGCGATGCGCGCGTGGCGGGACCCCGACGCGTGGCCCGCGTGGGACCTCGTGCTGATGCAGGCAATCGCAGCGCGCGATCCGGCGCTCGTGCGTCCCAACCAGCAGCGCGCGCGCACCGACGCGTGGCGGCCGTGGCGTGCCTATGCGGCGATGCATCTGTGGAACGAAGTCGCCGATCGGGCAGGCGCCGCACGCGGCGGCTAG
- the sap1 gene encoding surface attachment protein Sap1, with product MNKRVAILFALAGLFAAAGAQAQDVVIKPQQTVQFKANSYGCLSKDKLDAVTQHAQAGEQQQMQEFFSGFQCISTPEHSDFRVVRVVGHDVEFVNAGNSDTQGLWTNDRFIKQ from the coding sequence ATGAACAAGCGAGTCGCCATTCTTTTCGCACTGGCAGGTTTATTCGCAGCTGCAGGCGCGCAGGCGCAGGACGTCGTGATCAAACCCCAGCAGACCGTGCAATTCAAGGCGAATTCCTATGGCTGCCTGTCAAAGGACAAGCTCGACGCCGTCACGCAACACGCGCAGGCGGGCGAGCAACAGCAAATGCAGGAATTCTTCTCCGGTTTTCAATGCATTTCCACGCCGGAGCATTCAGATTTTCGTGTAGTCCGCGTGGTTGGCCATGACGTTGAATTCGTCAATGCCGGCAATAGCGATACGCAAGGTCTTTGGACCAACGACCGATTCATCAAGCAATAA
- a CDS encoding LysE family translocator has product MTLAHWLPFAIASAILVAIPGPTVLLVISYALGHGRRFAMVTTAGVALGDLTSMTASMLGLGVILAASATLFTALKWLGAAYLIYLGIKLWRAPVSTADAPATGETRASRIFAHAYAVTALNPKSIVFFVAFVPQFIDTQVATWSQIAIFEATFVALGTLNALGYAVLASAARRAIRSPRVQRGVNCTGGTLLIGAGLLAAAWKKSTA; this is encoded by the coding sequence ATGACACTTGCACACTGGCTTCCCTTTGCCATCGCCTCGGCGATCCTCGTCGCGATTCCCGGACCTACCGTGCTGCTTGTAATTTCTTATGCGCTCGGCCACGGCCGTCGCTTTGCAATGGTGACGACCGCTGGCGTCGCGCTCGGCGACCTCACATCGATGACGGCGTCGATGCTCGGACTCGGCGTGATCCTCGCCGCGTCCGCGACGCTCTTCACGGCGCTCAAGTGGCTCGGCGCAGCGTATCTGATCTATCTCGGCATCAAGCTGTGGCGGGCACCCGTGTCGACGGCTGACGCGCCGGCTACAGGCGAGACCCGCGCGAGCCGGATCTTCGCGCACGCGTATGCGGTGACAGCACTGAATCCGAAAAGCATCGTGTTCTTCGTGGCGTTCGTGCCGCAGTTCATCGACACGCAAGTCGCCACGTGGTCGCAGATTGCGATTTTCGAAGCGACCTTCGTCGCACTCGGAACCTTGAATGCGCTCGGATATGCCGTGCTTGCTTCGGCGGCGCGGCGCGCGATCCGCAGTCCGCGCGTGCAGCGCGGGGTCAACTGCACAGGCGGCACACTGCTGATCGGCGCGGGACTCCTCGCCGCCGCGTGGAAGAAATCGACAGCGTGA